A stretch of DNA from Triticum dicoccoides isolate Atlit2015 ecotype Zavitan chromosome 2A, WEW_v2.0, whole genome shotgun sequence:
AGGATGACGCCCCCCTCGTCCGGCCTGCGGCCATTCGGGTCCATGTCGACGGCTTTTACAAAGCCCTCTTTACCCCCACCCCTCGGGGTGGGGCTAGTCTCGCCCCTGATATTTGGAGGGGGGCCCAGTTGGTGCCCGGCGTAGCTAACGAGGCCCTAGTTGCCCCCTTCACCGAGGAGGAGGTGCTTGCTGCCATTAAAGGCATGAACCCTGCCTCGGCCCCGGGCCCTGATGGCCTGCCGGTTGCTTTCTTTAAGACTTCCTGGCAGGTGATCAAACCGGAGGTCATGGCTCTGTTCGAGGAGTTCTATTCAGGGGCCATGGACCTGGGACGCCTGAACTATGGGATCATTACCCTCATTCCCAAGGTTCCCGGCGCCTCGGATATCCGTCAGTTCCGTCCCATCACTGTGATCAATGTGATTTTTCGGATTCTGgctaaagggtacgccaatagggtgaccctgctggcTGACTCGATCACTCACCCGAACCAATCGGCCTTCATTCAAGGCCGGTTTATTCTTGATGGCGTGTTGGTCTTCCATGAAGTCCTCCACGAGGTCCGGGTGAAGCATCTTCGGGCTGTATTCCTGAAGCTCGACTTCCACAAAGCGTATGATACTGTCCAttggcccttccttcgggaagtaCTGTTACGTAAGGGATTTGATGACCGCTGGGTGACCCGCGTGATGCAATTAGTCTCTTGTGGGCGGACGGCCGTGAACATTAATGGCGAGATTGGGCCCTACTTCCCCACCCTATGTGGGGTTCGTCAGGGAGACCCGTTCTCGCCGTTTCTGTTCAACATGGTGGTCGACGCTCTGGCCGCCATCCTGGATAAGGCTAAGGGGGCTGGCCATATCCACGACATTGTCCCCCACCTAGCTGGAGGGGGTGGGGTCTCCCTTCTGCAATACGCGGACGACACCATAATAATGGTAGAAGGTTCAAATCAGGACGTGGCTaacctgaagttcctcctcctTTGCTTCCAGCAGCTGTCGGGCCTTACGATCAACTTCGACAAGAGCGAGGTGATGGTCCTTGGCTACCCTCAGCCGGAGGCCCAATCTATTGCTGATCGCTTGAACTGTAGGCTGGGGTCCTTCCCCACGACCTACctggggatccccattagtgaCTCGCGCCTCACCGTGGCGGACCTCCGTCCTACGGTGACCCGTATGCAACACCGTGTCGAACCTTGGAAAGGGCGTTGGCTATCAAAGGCCGCTCGGGTGATCCTCATCAACTCCTCACTTGCCAGCCTCCTTTGGTTCCTCATGAGCTTTTACAGCCTCCATGAAACGCTGCCCACGGAAATAGCCAAATACCAATCCAGGTTCTATTGGGCTGGCGACGATGACAGGCAGAAGTACCACATGGTGAGTTGGCCGGACATCTGTAAACCAAAAGACCAGTGGGGTCTTGGGATTCTATCCTCCCGCCGCATGAACATCGCCCTCCTGACCCGGTGGCTATGGCGCATCGCCAATGGGGACGGAGGCCTGTGGCTCACCATCATCCGCAGCAAATATCTTCGTGGTCAGCCCCTAGCTTTCTGTCAACGGTCGGGCGGATCCCAGTTCTGGCAGGCCGTCGTGCAGTTGCTCCCCGTGCTTCGTATAGGCACGTCCATCTCGGTTGGAACTGGGTCCGCGACCCTGTTCTGGTTCGATCGGTGGCTCGGTGACGCCCCTCTGGCCGCCCGCTTTCCTGCTCTCTTCGCCATTGCTGTTGACCCTCGGGTCTCCGTTGagacggcccttattgacttagggcgcctcgcatTCCGTCGCCCTTTCGGGCCCCTTGAAGTGGCCGCCTGGGATTCTCTACTCCAGGACATCGCCCTTCTCCCGATGCGCGTTACTGACGCCCCGGACGCCATCTCGTGGCGCCTAGAGGCCTCCGGCCGTTTCTCTACGAGATCCCTCTATGCGGCCATCGCGCCTTCGCTCGCCCCCGAGCCCTTTGGGCTCATTTGGGACATCCGGTTGCCTCTGAAGATTCGGGTCTTCCTTTGGCAGTGGATTCGTGGCCGCCTCCCCTCGGGTGTCGAAGTCCTCAGGCGCAACGGACCCGGAGATGGGCTCTGCCCTCTGTGCGGCACCGCGgaggatgctaaccacatcttcttcACGTGCCATGCGGCACAGTTTCTCTAGTCCTGCTTCCGCGAGACGGTTGGTGGACAATGGTGCAACTCCAACTTCCCCGACCTCCTTGCGGAAATCCACAACTCCCCTCCCCGCCACCGCCACATTCGCTGGCTCTGCGTTGGAGTTCTCGCATGGACGCTTTGGACCGTTCGCAATAAGCTCGTCATCCAGAAAATCCCTCTTCGTCGCGCTACTGACGCCATTTTTAAAATGTGTGggtacttgcagctttggcggccgcttagccgccctcaggACCGGGACGTCATCAACACCCTCCTCGCCGACCTTCGATCGCTCGCCTTCCGCCTGGCGCCTCCgcttccgccgccaccgccggagcccGACTAGATGATGTCGTTTCTTTTTGtgtttgggcttgttgagctgtgccctcagcatgaACACTTTATTTGTGTGTGGTCCTGCTTTGTGCCCCTGTTGGATGTAGACCTGTGTGTGAGTGTGTGAACCTTTGTACTGTTGGCTTGGGcaagtgctttatatataaagcggggcgaaagcctttttcgatagAGCAGAGACAGTGGTTTGTAACAAACACAAACAAGAAAATTGACAAGcaagatactccctccatcccaaaaaagtgacaaaagttgtactaaatcagtgacacttattttaggacggagggagtacgaggcATCAAAGTAAGATGCGTTACATAAATGCCCCAATCTAACTTTGTACAGTGTAATCTAAGGGTAACAGAACTATGCATTAATTGAATTACCTTCCTTTGCATTTGATTGAAGTGGGTTCCCTCGATGGAGCTCCGGAAGTTTACCGGCTTTTAAACACCCCTCTAAATGTTATCAAGTGAGTTTATCAGCACACACGAACTCACATAATCAAAGGGATATCAGCAGACAAAGCAACAGCAGAAAAATATATATTATCAGATATGTTGTTTACAAACTGGAATTAGATGGTCAGGGACTAGTTTTTACCAATAAGATCTGACACCCGGCTGACTGCATTATCGGGCAATCCTGCAATTCAAAACATTCAAACATTAACTGCCGCACATATGCTGAGGTAAGGAGAGAGGGGTCGATGTTGATATTATGCCAAGATGTTCATACCATAAAGTGGGCTTGCAGAGGGCAGGCTGCAAGAATCAAGGAAAATGTGTGAATGCAAGTGAAACTCAGAGACAGCACTGTGGAACTGGGTTTCATCTGATGATAATTAATCAAGTTCTAaatacctcctcctcctcttgagaTAGCACTTGGCAATAGCCTCCGGCTTTGGCCGCGGGAATTGTTGCGTCCAGTGGCGCCTTGGACGAAGGGGACTAGCAAATAAAAAATGATCATATATGGGGGAGATCAGATTGATATGTACTCAGTTGATACTCGAACAGTGAAAGATTGGATGAATGAATACAGGAACCCACCTGATGGGAAACAAGTCCTGCGGGAGACCTGGGCCGCCGGGCAATAGCAACTTGCGTCTCAACTCAGGACTCTCAAGAGCCAAGTCATCGGCAATGAACGATGCCTTCTCCCTCACCAGTATCCAGTTCAGGGACGCCCTACACAGACAGGAATAGGATTGATCTGAGGCTCAACAATGACAAGTACTAGAACAGTGTCTCGAAATAATATATTAGGTAGTACGTAATGTACCTAAATTGCGGCGAGTGGAGTGTGTATTGGAGGATGGAGGCGAGCTTGGCGCTGCGACTGCAAATGGACTTGAGGAAGCTGAGGTCGCGGTGCACGGACTGGTTCGCGAAGCCGCCCGCTGAGCACCCGGCGACGTTTGCCAGGGACCAGAGCGcgtggaggaagatgaggagggaaCGGGTCTCGACGCCCCGATCAACGGCCGGCGGCAGGAAGCGCGTTATGTACTTGATGGCCTCTCTCCACTGGCCCCGGATCAGCAGCTGCCGCAGATGTAGCCTGCTCATCTGCACACCCGACTCATGCACAACGCTGCGTTGCGTACGCGGCAGGGGTTGCGTTAAACAGCAAGGAAACGGCGGGCCGGCGTGCGTGCGGGCGGGCGGGGGTGCGTACCTGTCGTAGGCGGCGTCGAAGCCCTGGAGCCAGAGGTAGGTGAGGAGCCGCCGGTTGCGGAGCCGCCTCACCAAGGGATAGTCCTGGAGCTTGCCGCTGCCGAGGCCAATGGTCTCCATCTGCTTGCCGCTGACGAGGTCCCAGATCTCCTTCGGCCCGCCGATGCCGGGCTCCATGATCTCCTTCCGTCCCATTGCGCCGAATGCAGCACAGAGCCTCGCTAGGGATTTGGGGGAACAAGGAATTGGGGGAGCGACGCCTTGCGTATGACGGGACGGCATGCGGGACCCACAACCGTCGTTCCTCAACCGGGGCGTCTCGCCCCCCCTCCCGGTGCCCGGTGCCCGCTCCCGGGACAACTTTTCTTCTTGGCAGCTCCCGCTCCCTGCCTCCACTGTCGGGACAAATATTTTTCTATTAGCCGACGCCGGAAGATGCTGTCTCATAATTTTCTTTTTATATACAGGGTAAATGCACGTGCATTTCTAGCTTTTATTGTCGTACAGTATAAGCGTGAAGGTGCATCATACATGAAGATATTTCCTCATGCATCCTAGTACTAGTTAAAaggcaattatttaaaaaaatcaacAAAAGCTTATGATAATATACTGATAGAATATACTAATATACTAATACTTACTACAGATGAAAAGATTTGAAATAGCCACCGCCATGTAGTTGAAGAAAGGTTTCTTTGCGCCTATTGTGGCGTATAGGAAATTTTACATGGCGTGAAACGATGAATGTCCATGTATGGTACACACAAACATACATGAATATGGACAATATCAATCCATAAAATGCCCGTCATTGATGCCTTCGATCACTCTTTGTATGCATCAAGATGCTTTTGACATGTAAATGTTTAGTTTATTCTACACATCAATATTTAAAATTCAATACCTTAGTACCAACCGTAGGATACAAAAGCAACGGCCCCATCACAAATGCGTTCTTCTAATACTGAAAGAATAATACATGATATTCAATAAAGCTCTCCCATCTATATTCACGAGAAACTTGATCAAGTTGTTTACAATGAATATTGGTCGGCAAAATTCCCATTGGCAGCGATTGTCCATAAACATCATATACATTCAAATCGCTGGCCGTTATTATTGGATACATATTACTATGACGGTAATCAATTCAGGAAGTGGAGCTGCAGGAAATTTGAAGCACAGTGGCTTAAGGGAGAAACTGTGATGAAGTTGTTCACACAGAATGGGACAAAGCCAAGCTAGCATGGGCTTGGACGAAGGCGGTGCATGTTGATCTTCATGAATGGGATAGGGAAACTCTGAGGGCTTGTTTGGTTGCACAGAATCCCTCGTGGATCCCCGTCAAAAACGGGGGCGTACGGCCCACGAGGCTAGCCGGCCCGAGGAAAGGTACTGAATCATTTGGTTGCCTAATCACCATGGATTCTTGACGGAGCAGATTTTTGTTAGATCCCTCGGTATGGGGCCAAGCGCAACTGGAAGTTATGGATCGGAGGTCACATGAGGGGTTTATCCAGGTTCGAGCCTTCAAAaaaaataccctacgtcctgctggttTCGGTTGTTCATAATGGAGGGATACCTCGTGCAAGGGGTTACAATGGTGTTTGTTGTTGCTACCGAGAGTTTCTCCTATCTAAGGATAGATGATCAAGGGGAACCCTAGACCTCCCTTTATATAGACATGAGAGGTCTTTGTAGGAGAAcgctgcagaaaacaaaaaatttccgacctacgcaacagcccaggaccactatggagactgcatacaaggtttgatcttttcgttaccgactcgtagcgcagcggaagtagagtcgatgacgatcgaCGGTGCACATCCCcgtagctaggatttacaacctcccaaccgcgaggatgtataccctcatctgcccCTCGGACAGCCCTCCAGGAGGCGGTCGGACAGTCCCCCGGACGGTgttgcggacagcccttcgggaggaccttcgaaactcagaCGGTCACacagacagcccttcgggaggcactctcgaACTAAGACCTAAACTACGATTTCTCTACAGAGtttcacacatacggtgtcatctattcggcagggcttcgccgtcctgaACTAGTTCCCACCGTAACCCAGACAgtctttcggctctacgaaactatttcgtgGGGAtggagagagaagccagatcattgaaatggcacttgtatgtgagaaagagtgagtgtggagagtgcatcgccacctctatttataggaaaacccAAGGGGAAGGGTGGGACATGGAAAACCCAAAATACCCATGTTTTATGTCACACATAAAGGGCGTTATGGGGAAGCAAGTGGGGCTCCATGGAGCAGCCCCTCTTGGACGTCGAAAACCCTTGTGGNNNNNNNNNNNNNNNNNNNNNNNNNNNNNNNNNNNNNNNNNNNNNNNNNNNNNNNNNNNNNNNNNNNNNNNNNNNNNNNNNNNNNNNNNNNNNNNNNNNNNNNNNNNNNNNNNNNNNNNNNNNNNNNNNNNNNNNNNNNNNNNNNNNNNNNNNNNNNNNNNNNNNNNNNNNNNNNNNNNNNNNNNNNNNNNNNNNNNNNNNNNNNNNNNNNNNNNNNNNNNNNNNNNNNNNNNNNNNNNNNNNNNNNNNNNNNNNNNNNNNNNNNNNNNNNNNNNNNNNNNNNNNNNNNNNNNNNNNNNNNNNNNNNNNNNNNNNNNNNNNNNNNNNNNNNNNNNNNNNNNNNNNNNNNNNNNNNNNNNNNNNNNNNNNNNNNNNNNNNNNNNNNNNNNNNNNNNNNNNNNNNNNNNNNNNNNNNNNNNNNNNNNNNNNNNNNNNNNNNNNNNNNNNNNNNNNNNNNNNNNNNNNNNNNNNNNNNNNNNNTCCCTAGATCTTTTGGGGCAACTCCCAAAAAGGTGGCTTTCCATGATGTAACCATAAAGCTGATTTCACTATTCATGAGGACATTTTTCAGAGTCCGTTAAATCCGAAAATATTTCTATGGGTCTTAGAATTATTCCAATACCCACGAAAATCATTTTGGGTTTGTTTCGAAACAATTTCGGATCTGTAaatttcatctgcgaaaagcaacCAAACCGGTCTCGGCAACTCCGAAAGATTTTCGGTTTTTATCTCGAAAAATTCCCAGAAGTttcccgtaagccgccgtaataactATCCAGTTACGGATGGCATTTAACAAACCCCAAATTTCATGaatcaagcatgaagaaactcgatactcatggtctaaggaatcatgcaaacattAACCATCTATGTGTTATTAATCATTGACTTGTGACGaatgtatctcatagcataacatcaaaacgggtcgattcaacacaattgTTCttctaacattgtgccctcaaagttgctggcatagacatgcccatgattggaaaaacataatcatcatgcaacacttgagctagtcttagaggaatgactaggaatacattttaccgtttattattccacacatgcACATGGGTTTTCCCTAGAGCCTTTATGGATATAGGGGCTCGGGAACCACAAaaattatagcatggaacataaacataactaTGAGCATGGAGATAAAtaataacatttattattgcctctagggcatatctcctatagTCTTAGGGTTTACATGTTGGATGCGATCTGAGGCGTCGCCGCCCTCTAGTCTTGGACATCAAGAAGGTCGTCTGGCACCTGGTTAGCGCTACGCCGTGGACCTTTGGGCCCCCTTATGGTTGGTGAGGCCGGGctccttggtgttagccacccctaGTACAGGACCCCGTCAGTAGCCCTCGAGCATGGCAAAGGTCGCATCGAGGATCGCAATACCTCCGGCGGGCTCCTTCATTGCGCGTCCCTTGAGAGCCCAGATAACCTCCGAGTAAAACTCACTCGAAGGATCAGGCGGCCTTTAGTTCTGACGCCAAGCTGACGCCGTTGATGATCGCATCATCAGTCTTAAAAAAGGGGACCAACCGTAATTGTCGCCTCTATCTTctgcaaaaaaagaagaaaatagagAAAAAACTCTCCCAAGGTGACGGAAAAAGTGGTCCTTTCCGCCGTAGGTGGACAGCGCCTCGAGTACGGATGTTTATAAGGAGAGGGAAACCGAGGGTTTCAAAACCCTACCTCATTCTAGCTCTCGCCCTTGCTCATCTCGAACCCTCTGTCGCGCCACCACATAGTTTTTCGTTGTTCCTGTCCCTTCGCCGCTGATGGCCAATACGAGGAGCGAGAGGGGCAGGATGGCTTCCGTCTCAGAGCTGCCCTCCAGGTCCGCCGGTGGAAAGCGAAATAGGACCCGCTTTCATGGCTGGTTGGGCACGAAGTCCTTTCATGGTGCCAGTCCACAACTCCCCCGACAGCCCACGGCTTCCTTCACTGATTGGTGTGCGTACTCGTGTTCCCACGCTCCTGACTCCCACCATCGAGGTCTCTCCTCCATCGTTATCGTCACGGAGTGGTATCTGTGGAAGCAACGCAACGCATGCATTTTCGATCATTCTTGCCCCTCCGTCAACTACGTGATGCAATTCATCCATGAAGATGGGAGATGTTGGGCCAAAGCCGGCACCACCAGGATAGGTAACACAATTCCCGAGGTTTAGCTTATGTAGGTGGGGATGAGCATCCCCTCCCTCTCATGCTCGGCCATCATGTGCGCACATGCTAGTGTATGTGTGATGTGATGTAGCCTTGAATGTACTTTGCTTCTTCTCCTTCTATCGATAGAATGAACGCCCATATGCAAGCTCTGCGTATTTGCGAAAAAGATCTGTGCATTGTGCTGCAGATGTGACGACTGATGAAGCTTGTTCCATACGGGATGACTTGAACCTTGCTAATTCTTTGGGTTTCATCAAGTGGAGGTCAAGTCTGACTTCTAAATGTCACCAAAAAGAAGATGGAAGGACGCGATAACATTTTCTTGCGGGGTGGGTGGACATGACAACATCAACAG
This window harbors:
- the LOC119351959 gene encoding uncharacterized protein LOC119351959 — translated: MPSRHTQGVAPPIPCSPKSLARLCAAFGAMGRKEIMEPGIGGPKEIWDLVSGKQMETIGLGSGKLQDYPLVRRLRNRRLLTYLWLQGFDAAYDSVVHESGVQMSRLHLRQLLIRGQWREAIKYITRFLPPAVDRGVETRSLLIFLHALWSLANVAGCSAGGFANQSVHRDLSFLKSICSRSAKLASILQYTLHSPQFRASLNWILVREKASFIADDLALESPELRRKLLLPGGPGLPQDLFPISPLRPRRHWTQQFPRPKPEAIAKCYLKRRRSLPSASPLYGLPDNAVSRVSDLIEGCLKAGKLPELHRGNPLQSNAKEGASGTSLLQTMFGTVTSSSENTGTSSVTNAGAPTSIGQPCPWCSSVANSGAAVSQPIKIPWITSATNAAPIKCLRQDGWCTNSATQGSAGRGKNSGEDLMTFEEDGPDRKRQRTKLELVTEVEARSCSANLTAY